Proteins from a genomic interval of Nocardia sp. BMG51109:
- a CDS encoding site-specific integrase, which produces MSSIRIRTRADGSSYSQVLYRHDGTQSSVSFDDHAAALRWRDILDRVGPAAALRILDAERSAGTTMVLLDKALTDYIDQLTGITTATRAQYHGYRRNDILPFMGTLPAVFIDRVTVARWVNGMEAAGASGKTIANKHGFLAAAMAWMVDEKIITANPCVGIRLPQHNSEMCFLELEEYTLVRDTMADRWYVQTEFAVASGARPNETAAVLVGDINRDQCTVRISKAWKRTRVNGWVVGPPKTKKSVRTINLPPETIELLDLDRPSDQLLFQTYDGGPVLADYYRKRAWNPAIAKLVQIDADGNVVVDKLNGKRPRSYDLRHTCASWMIAAGVPLPFIQAHLGHESIKTTVDRYGHLDRNAGAAAAEGLAAIRRRVPGTTAPVRSPRRSEQAERSLTPSADEVIAADTGTARTAFEQLRPLFSNGGDR; this is translated from the coding sequence TTGTCCAGCATCCGCATCCGCACACGAGCCGACGGCAGCTCGTACTCCCAGGTCCTCTACCGCCACGACGGCACCCAGTCCTCAGTCAGTTTCGACGACCACGCCGCCGCGCTGCGCTGGCGCGACATCCTCGATCGCGTTGGCCCCGCCGCCGCGCTGAGGATCCTCGACGCCGAACGCAGCGCCGGCACCACCATGGTGCTGCTCGACAAGGCGCTCACCGACTACATCGACCAGCTCACCGGCATCACCACTGCCACCCGCGCCCAGTACCACGGATATCGTCGCAACGACATCCTGCCGTTCATGGGCACGCTGCCGGCCGTGTTCATCGACCGGGTAACCGTCGCTCGCTGGGTCAACGGAATGGAGGCCGCCGGCGCCTCCGGCAAGACGATCGCCAACAAGCACGGATTCCTCGCCGCAGCCATGGCCTGGATGGTCGACGAGAAGATCATCACCGCGAATCCGTGCGTCGGAATCCGTCTGCCCCAGCACAACTCGGAAATGTGCTTCCTTGAGTTGGAGGAGTACACGTTGGTGCGCGACACCATGGCCGACCGCTGGTACGTGCAGACCGAATTCGCGGTTGCCTCGGGCGCACGACCCAACGAGACAGCGGCCGTGCTTGTCGGCGACATCAACCGCGACCAGTGCACCGTCCGAATCAGCAAGGCGTGGAAGCGGACCCGCGTCAACGGCTGGGTCGTCGGCCCGCCGAAGACGAAGAAGTCGGTGCGCACCATCAACCTGCCGCCGGAAACCATCGAACTACTCGACCTCGATCGCCCGTCCGATCAGCTGCTGTTCCAGACCTACGACGGCGGCCCGGTCCTCGCTGACTACTACCGCAAACGCGCCTGGAATCCGGCGATCGCCAAGCTCGTCCAGATCGACGCCGACGGCAATGTCGTCGTCGACAAGCTGAACGGGAAACGGCCCCGGTCCTACGATCTGCGGCACACCTGCGCCAGCTGGATGATCGCCGCCGGCGTCCCGCTGCCGTTCATCCAGGCTCACCTCGGCCACGAGTCCATCAAGACCACGGTCGATCGGTATGGGCACCTCGACCGCAACGCGGGCGCTGCCGCTGCCGAGGGTCTTGCCGCGATCCGACGCAGGGTTCCCGGCACCACCGCGCCGGTCCGATCACCGCGTCGTTCGGAGCAGGCGGAGCGATCGCTCACGCCTTCCGCCGACGAGGTCATTGCGGCGGACACCGGCACAGCCCGCACGGCATTCGAGCAGCTCCGTCCACTCTTCAGCAACGGGGGTGACCGGTGA